Below is a genomic region from bacterium.
AAGGATTAAAAGAGATTATATTGAAACAAAGAAGGGAAGATATATAGAGGTGAACATCTTTGGAAGGGGAAGGTTGCAGAACAAGGAATATTTTATTCTAGGAGAAGCAAAGTCCCAACTTCAAAGGAGGGATGTTGATGATTTTATAAAACATGCTGAGATGGTAAAGGAATATATGACAGAAGAACAGATAAGGCTTCTTGTAACCTACCAGGCACATCCCGGTGTTCAAGATTATGTTAAAAAACAAGGGATTAGGCTATATTTTTCGTATGAATTTTAAAGGAGAGAAGTTTCACGCCAGGGTGCAAAGACCGCAAAGAAAAAAATACCTTTGCGTCCTTTTCGTGAAAAAAAGGGTGTTAGAAGTTTTTTACCGAGAATTGTTGATTTTACAAAAAATTATTGAGAGATAAAAGAAAATATATTAAAATAAAATAATAAAGTGGGAGATTTAAAAATGAAAGAATCATTAAGATATTTAAATAATGCCAGGTGCAAATTGTTAGACACGGTTTAGGACAGAAACAGGATAGGCACAAATGGACCCATCCACTGTAACAATTGTCAAATTGTGTTCTATTGCTTGGCAGATCAACATACGATCAAACGGATCACGATGAATTTTAGCAAGGTTAGCAAGTTGAGATACACTGGTTTCATCAAGAGATAAACTGGCTATCTGATGTCTTTGGCGTTGTATCGGTAAATAGATGT
It encodes:
- a CDS encoding type II toxin-antitoxin system VapC family toxin, producing MKLLLDSHIFLWFISGDKRLPEDMRDTIRNPINEVYLSIVSLWEAIIKYELGRLSLPQPPNIYLPIQRQRHQIASLSLDETSVSQLANLAKIHRDPFDRMLICQAIEHNLTIVTVDGSICAYPVSVLNRV